Proteins from one Sarcophilus harrisii chromosome 2, mSarHar1.11, whole genome shotgun sequence genomic window:
- the NAIF1 gene encoding nuclear apoptosis-inducing factor 1, protein MAVPAKKRKMNFSEREVEIIVEELERQKHLLINHFNAGVPLAAKSAAWHNILRRVNAVATCRRELPEVKKKWSDLKTEVRRKVAQVRAAVEGSEPPGGPEEGGPGGPGPGPGGAGPSVAPVLLTPMQQRICNLLGEATIISLPGAAEIHPVALGAATAAATVTLTQIPAETTYHTLEDGVVEYCTTETPTTVTAEAPVEMMAHQADVSVKPQALKSRIALNSAKLIQEQRVTNLHVKEIAQHLEQQNDLLQMIRRSQEVQACAQERQAQAMEGTQAALSVLIQILRPMIKDFRRYLQSNTPNPAPPSDPGPVTQNGQQDSLIQ, encoded by the exons ATGGCGGTGCCAGccaagaagaggaagatgaactTCTCAGAACGTGAGGTGGAGATCATAGTGGAGGAACTAGAGCGCCAGAAACATCTGCTCATCAACCACTTCAATGCAGGCGTGCCCCTGGCGGCCAAGAGCGCGGCCTGGCACAACATCCTGAGGCGAGTCAACGCTGTGGCCACGTGCCGCCGGGAGCTGCCCGAGGTCAAGAAGAAATGGTCCGACCTCAAGACGGAGGTCCGCCGCAAGGTGGCCCAGGTCCGCGCTGCCGTGGAGGGCAGTGAGCCCCCTGGCGGGCCCGAGGAGGGGGGCCCCGGGGGCCCCGGGCCGGGTCCCGGCGGCGCGGGCCCCTCCGTGGCCCCTGTCCTGCTGACCCCCATGCAGCAGCGCATCTGTAACCTGCTGGGTGAGGCCACCATCATCAGCCTGCCAGGCGCGGCTGAGATCCACCCTGTAGCCCTGGGGGCAGCCACAGCTGCGGCCACGGTCACCCTGACACAGA TTCCTGCTGAGACCACCTATCATACTTTGGAGGATGGAGTGGTAGAGTATTGCACAACAGAGACACCCACGACAGTAACTGCTGAGGCACCTGTGGAGATGATGGCCCACCAAGCTGATGTGTCTGTCAAGCCTCAAGCACTGAAAAGCCGTATTGCACTTAACTCAGCCAAACTTATACAGGAGCAGCGGGTCACCAATCTGCATGTAAAGGAAATTGCCCAGCATTTAGAACAACAAAACGATCTCCTGCAGATGATTCGTCGTTCACAAGAGGTGCAGGCTTGTGCTCAGGAACGCCAGGCCCAAGCAATGGAAGGGACACAGGCAGCCCTGAGTGTTCTCATCCAGATCCTCCGTCCCATGATTAAAGATTTCCGCCGCTATCTGCAAAGCAACACGCCAAATCCTGCTCCACCATCTGATCCAGGTCCAGTAACCCAGAATGGACAACAAGATAGTCTTATCCAATGA